One Mycobacterium paraseoulense genomic window, GCGTCATAGACCGGCCCGAACGCTCCCGCGATCTCCACCTCACAGCCATTGCACGACCCGGCGTCGACGTGCCGGATCTGAAGCGAACCACGCACTCCCGCGGGCGGTTTGGCTATTGGACCCGGGGCGGGCGGTGCGGGTTCGGCGATCCGACCGACCCTGAAGGCTTTGCTGACCCAGCCCATGCGCGCTACTCCGCACCGCCGGCGCGCAGGCCTTCCAGCATCGCCACGCGGTCGTTGAGCACCCCGGTGAGGACCTTGCGCGCCACCATCAGCAGTTCTGCGATGTCCGGTGAGGCGATCGAGTAGATCATCGTGTTGCCGTCCCGCAGCGCGTCCACCACGCCGGCTCGGCGCATGACGCCGAGCTGCTGGGACAAGTTCGAGGCTTCGAGCCCGACCTCCGGCAGCAATTCGGCGACCGACTTGTCGCCCGACACCAGCAGCTCCAGGATCCTGATCCGCGCGGGATGCCCCAGCGTCTTGAAGAACTCCGCCTTGAGCTTGTACAGCGGCTCGGTCACGCTCCGGCTCCTAAAGACTACAAACTTCCTACATGTGAACGATTGAAGAATTTATCATACGTTGCTCGGCCGTCCACATCGGGGCGTCGGTCATCCGGCGCTCAGTCGCGCGCGGGCAACGCCGCCAAGAAGGACTCGACCGCCTCGCGGTAGGCCCGCGGCGCCTCGTCGTGAATCAGATGCCCGGCGTCCGGAACATGCAAATATGTTGCGGCAAAGCTTGTTTCGGCCATCTGCCGCATCTGTCCCGGCGGCGTGACGGAGTTGCCGGCCTCGATGAGCAGCGCCGGGGCGCGCACCGCCCGCCACTGCTCCCAGAAGTCGCGGGTGCCCCATTCAGCGGCGATCTCGATCC contains:
- a CDS encoding lsr2/espR transcriptional regulator gives rise to the protein MTEPLYKLKAEFFKTLGHPARIRILELLVSGDKSVAELLPEVGLEASNLSQQLGVMRRAGVVDALRDGNTMIYSIASPDIAELLMVARKVLTGVLNDRVAMLEGLRAGGAE